From the genome of Magnetococcales bacterium, one region includes:
- a CDS encoding methionyl-tRNA formyltransferase, producing MERWRIVFMGTPDFAVPALQALLTGANPVVGIFTQPDKPGRRGLQLQASPVKKVGMAHAIPVYQPARLRDPEAVATLRTLAPDLVVVAAYGQILSPEILAIPLHGCINIHASLLPRWRGAAPIQHALLAGDTHSGVTIMQMEAGLDTGPILARREVVLTGTTTGGSLHDELSHLGADLLLETIRKLQAGEVTPQPQPETGVTYANKLTRTAGRIDWREKAVIIERQVRALNPWPGAFSTLAGKVVKIHAAYPKQGEEQGVPGEVVALPLDGLEVTCGEGHLVLTELQTEGKKRIPAREWVKGAAVEPGNRFE from the coding sequence ATGGAACGTTGGCGGATCGTTTTCATGGGAACGCCGGATTTTGCCGTTCCCGCCTTGCAGGCTCTGTTGACCGGAGCCAATCCGGTGGTGGGCATTTTCACCCAGCCTGACAAGCCGGGCAGGCGGGGCTTGCAGCTTCAGGCATCACCCGTCAAGAAAGTGGGCATGGCACACGCCATTCCGGTCTATCAACCAGCCAGGTTGCGGGATCCGGAGGCCGTGGCGACGTTGCGGACCCTGGCACCGGATCTGGTGGTTGTGGCGGCCTATGGACAGATTCTTTCCCCCGAGATTCTGGCCATTCCGCTTCATGGGTGCATCAATATTCATGCCTCCCTGCTGCCGCGTTGGCGGGGGGCTGCCCCCATTCAACATGCCCTGTTGGCTGGTGACACGCACAGCGGGGTGACCATCATGCAGATGGAAGCGGGTTTGGATACCGGTCCGATCCTGGCCAGGCGCGAGGTGGTGCTGACCGGCACCACCACGGGAGGAAGTTTGCATGATGAACTGTCCCATCTGGGAGCCGATTTGTTGCTGGAAACGATCCGAAAATTGCAGGCTGGAGAGGTGACACCCCAGCCCCAGCCGGAAACCGGTGTGACCTATGCCAACAAATTGACCCGCACTGCCGGGCGGATTGATTGGCGGGAGAAGGCCGTGATCATCGAACGGCAAGTGCGGGCATTGAATCCATGGCCAGGGGCGTTTTCGACTTTGGCAGGCAAGGTGGTCAAAATACATGCCGCGTATCCCAAACAGGGAGAGGAACAAGGGGTTCCCGGGGAGGTGGTGGCGCTGCCTCTGGACGGTTTGGAGGTGACATGTGGCGAGGGACATCTCGTGTTGACGGAACTGCAAACCGAGGGCAAAAAACGGATTCCAGCCAGGGAGTGGGTCAAGGGAGCGGCTGTGGAACCAGGAAACAGGTTTGAATAA
- a CDS encoding TetR/AcrR family transcriptional regulator, which produces MGVAMVFEQEQEALAGLSPKARATRERIVQAAFELFSLHGYHATGLERIIRAAGVAKGNFYHHFKGKEALAVATLSWYMEKMRTEVGLDDILADPSPLHGLWTLLGGMASQTRCAESGSCQIRGCFIGNLALELSVDHAPVRHKVAEIFDTFRELIRTLITRAQHVGEVRPDLDPAQTAGLILTMMEGATLVDKTRQKSQDMLGAIQFLRNYLSP; this is translated from the coding sequence ATGGGAGTTGCCATGGTGTTTGAGCAGGAGCAGGAGGCTTTGGCCGGGCTTTCGCCCAAAGCGCGGGCGACCCGGGAGCGGATCGTGCAAGCGGCCTTTGAGCTGTTCTCGCTGCATGGCTATCACGCCACTGGTCTGGAGCGGATCATCCGTGCTGCTGGCGTGGCCAAAGGCAACTTCTACCACCACTTCAAGGGTAAGGAGGCGCTGGCAGTCGCCACTCTCTCCTGGTATATGGAGAAAATGCGCACCGAAGTGGGACTGGACGATATCCTTGCCGATCCCTCTCCCCTGCACGGTCTATGGACTCTGTTGGGGGGAATGGCCAGCCAAACACGTTGCGCCGAATCGGGAAGTTGCCAGATTCGAGGCTGCTTCATCGGAAATCTTGCCCTGGAGCTTTCGGTGGACCATGCTCCGGTGCGGCACAAGGTGGCGGAGATCTTCGATACATTCCGGGAGCTGATCCGTACTCTGATCACACGGGCTCAGCATGTGGGTGAGGTCCGCCCGGATCTGGATCCGGCGCAGACCGCCGGTCTGATCCTGACCATGATGGAAGGGGCTACACTTGTGGATAAAACACGCCAGAAAAGCCAGGATATGCTCGGAGCCATCCAGTTTCTGAGAAACTATTTGTCTCCTTGA
- a CDS encoding diguanylate cyclase, whose amino-acid sequence MNGPVGKTGKGAIESLLIRSPEDLGKDLPGLQEMFRSGDEWDGLAKAMPKLATAIPSLPEDLQEILSLRYPDRFDLTPAAKFGERLRNLEPEEIRSALLETILYRYWIHGTPVSKEFDPRLFWRHSLAVACISRDLARESKQVDPEKSFLVGLCHDLGRVLLEKFGWRGYSDFLQLAPRSGVCLHAQEQEMIGLGHQELGAWWLRMFDLPKWLVDAVLHHHEGGEDEKKGQTGNGTEATGMDPGTFRMAEIVQLADFIAWTQGLGSVPGPRQPLLGPKMAQALDLEQPDWSGIMARLDAFLAVTADQYGYDMPNGMQFRRHLLGATLRLGQMVRDQQQNATGDPMPVREQTNSLLIPHQSLDEEWIVPNTLQAIRKEYKFNTLCMFHVDPDDRTLVPGIRTPAFQGNRDFSQLRIPLTQVDSGFRECLRDRRPRIIKGRTAIEKEILRKMGVDEIGVVAVFGKFRVHGLLWLDYGFARKKMAESDLTEVAVVARELGVALEHVRLYQEARKQADYDAMTGLFNRKRIETGLQEALHETNKNNGELSLLMTDLDQFRQVNDQIGNQKGDGILKLLAEIQKRSIRENGLIGRFEGDKFLIVLNHTNFSAAIQCGERLRKTVEKVGQQLAPRLNGIKMTLSVGVTTRQGDQETGDDLLTQADRALQMAKEGGCNTVVGHVPRYLSQESDRKNTDTKETASREPQPAAHQVRQQVRQPDNCKGTGSAPVVESASLSQSVS is encoded by the coding sequence ATGAACGGACCTGTAGGAAAAACTGGCAAGGGTGCCATTGAATCCCTTTTGATTCGCAGTCCCGAGGATTTGGGCAAGGATCTTCCGGGGTTGCAGGAAATGTTTCGCTCTGGTGACGAATGGGACGGATTGGCCAAAGCCATGCCCAAACTGGCCACGGCCATCCCAAGTCTGCCGGAAGATCTCCAGGAAATTCTCTCTCTCCGTTATCCGGATCGGTTTGACCTGACTCCCGCAGCCAAATTCGGGGAACGCCTGCGCAACCTGGAACCGGAAGAGATTCGCTCTGCACTCCTGGAGACAATTTTGTACCGTTATTGGATCCATGGAACCCCGGTCAGCAAAGAGTTCGATCCCCGGCTGTTTTGGCGGCATTCATTGGCCGTGGCCTGCATCAGCCGTGATCTGGCCCGTGAAAGCAAACAGGTAGATCCGGAAAAATCATTCCTGGTCGGACTGTGTCATGATCTGGGGCGTGTCCTTCTGGAAAAATTCGGCTGGCGGGGTTACAGCGATTTTTTGCAACTGGCACCCCGGTCCGGTGTCTGTCTGCATGCCCAGGAACAGGAGATGATCGGTCTGGGGCACCAGGAACTGGGAGCCTGGTGGTTGCGGATGTTCGATCTGCCAAAATGGCTGGTCGATGCGGTGCTTCATCACCACGAAGGTGGAGAAGATGAAAAAAAAGGGCAGACCGGAAATGGCACGGAAGCAACCGGTATGGACCCCGGGACATTTCGTATGGCCGAGATCGTGCAACTGGCGGATTTTATTGCCTGGACCCAGGGACTGGGTTCCGTTCCTGGTCCCCGGCAACCCCTCTTGGGGCCTAAAATGGCCCAAGCCCTCGATCTGGAGCAACCGGACTGGAGCGGCATCATGGCACGACTGGATGCTTTTCTGGCCGTGACTGCCGATCAATACGGCTACGACATGCCCAATGGCATGCAGTTTCGGCGGCATTTGCTGGGGGCCACCCTCCGCCTGGGACAAATGGTGCGTGACCAGCAGCAAAATGCAACCGGCGACCCGATGCCTGTTCGGGAACAGACCAACTCCCTGCTCATTCCCCACCAAAGCCTGGACGAAGAGTGGATCGTGCCCAATACCCTCCAGGCCATACGCAAGGAGTATAAGTTCAATACTTTGTGCATGTTTCACGTGGATCCGGATGACCGGACGCTGGTACCGGGCATCCGGACCCCGGCCTTCCAGGGCAACCGGGATTTCAGCCAACTGCGCATTCCCCTGACCCAGGTGGACAGCGGGTTTCGGGAGTGCCTGCGGGATCGGCGGCCACGAATCATCAAGGGCCGGACCGCCATCGAAAAAGAAATTCTCCGCAAGATGGGGGTCGATGAAATCGGCGTGGTGGCCGTGTTTGGCAAATTCCGGGTGCATGGCCTGCTCTGGCTCGATTACGGCTTTGCCAGGAAAAAAATGGCCGAGTCCGATTTGACCGAAGTGGCGGTGGTGGCCCGCGAACTGGGCGTGGCCCTCGAACATGTACGCCTCTACCAGGAAGCCCGGAAACAGGCGGATTATGACGCCATGACCGGCCTGTTCAATCGCAAACGCATCGAAACAGGCCTGCAAGAGGCCTTGCATGAAACCAACAAAAACAATGGAGAACTCTCCCTGCTGATGACGGATCTGGATCAGTTCAGACAGGTCAACGACCAGATTGGCAACCAGAAAGGGGATGGCATCCTGAAACTGCTGGCGGAAATCCAGAAAAGATCGATCCGGGAAAATGGTCTCATCGGGCGTTTTGAAGGGGACAAGTTTTTGATTGTCCTGAATCATACAAATTTTTCCGCCGCCATCCAATGCGGCGAACGCCTCCGCAAGACCGTCGAAAAGGTCGGACAGCAACTGGCACCCCGCCTGAACGGGATCAAAATGACCCTCAGCGTCGGCGTGACCACCCGGCAAGGCGACCAGGAAACCGGGGATGACCTGCTGACCCAGGCCGACCGCGCCCTGCAAATGGCCAAGGAAGGCGGCTGCAACACGGTCGTCGGCCATGTGCCCCGTTATCTTTCCCAGGAAAGTGACCGGAAAAATACCGACACCAAGGAAACCGCGTCTCGTGAACCCCAGCCAGCCGCGCACCAGGTCCGGCAGCAGGTGCGTCAACCCGACAACTGCAAGGGAACCGGTTCAGCCCCGGTCGTGGAGTCGGCAAGCCTGAGCCAAAGCGTTTCTTGA
- a CDS encoding DnaJ domain-containing protein: MSSHDPRRASLLLLLEGILDLHPDGLREYDLYRILERQGVEPFVGRNLQDSLDLFRTHFLLFHLLYVLREQLHRERRGCLDIHCLKTILHPWQQATAAVPERVDPLADYYLNLDNLAMTGRQEVEGMLESFWQGYQQYEQREQACSLLGLDPQASREEIRQRYRDLAFAHHPDQGGQSETFRDIAAAAAILLRS, encoded by the coding sequence ATGTCTTCTCACGATCCCCGCCGTGCCTCCCTGCTGCTCCTTCTGGAAGGAATTCTGGATCTGCATCCGGACGGTTTGCGGGAATATGATCTGTACCGCATCCTGGAAAGGCAGGGGGTGGAGCCTTTTGTCGGGCGGAATTTGCAGGATTCCCTGGATTTGTTTCGGACCCATTTTTTATTGTTTCACCTGCTTTACGTGTTGCGGGAACAATTGCATCGGGAACGGCGTGGCTGTCTGGACATTCATTGCCTGAAAACCATTCTGCACCCCTGGCAACAGGCAACGGCTGCCGTTCCGGAACGGGTGGATCCCCTTGCGGACTATTACCTGAATCTGGACAATCTGGCGATGACAGGTCGCCAGGAAGTGGAAGGGATGCTGGAGAGTTTTTGGCAAGGGTATCAACAGTATGAACAGCGAGAGCAGGCTTGTTCTCTGTTGGGTCTCGATCCACAGGCGAGCCGGGAAGAGATTCGCCAACGGTATCGGGATCTGGCCTTTGCGCATCATCCCGATCAGGGCGGGCAATCGGAAACATTCCGGGATATTGCTGCGGCAGCCGCAATCCTGCTCCGTTCCTGA
- a CDS encoding BrnT family toxin: protein MKIEFDPDKEYANRLKHGVSLGDVEGLDWERSVISLDRRHDYGEPRMIGYVPKRNRLYCVVFVDREGVRRIISLRKANKRETKRYARDVHGIHSSHS, encoded by the coding sequence ATGAAGATCGAGTTTGATCCAGACAAGGAGTATGCCAATCGCTTGAAACATGGGGTGTCTCTGGGGGATGTGGAAGGTCTTGATTGGGAAAGATCTGTTATTTCTCTGGATCGGCGACACGACTATGGGGAACCACGCATGATCGGTTATGTGCCGAAACGGAACAGGCTGTACTGCGTTGTGTTTGTAGATCGGGAAGGCGTTCGAAGAATCATCAGCCTGCGCAAGGCGAACAAACGGGAGACCAAGCGTTATGCCAGAGACGTACATGGGATTCATTCTTCCCACTCCTGA
- a CDS encoding M48 family metalloprotease — protein sequence MSTSKHAPRFSKAFARMLTIGLLAGLVMTGCQRAEIAVRHVNEDEEQREAIHQAMLYLEDLHQQLNRIHRVYYDIAQAAVPFCPQDRVLLDNGIKFFSKDNLKILGTSLVRSAEIHYNYGTIATVYYVHPNTTAALKGVRPGDKIVPVPNSPDNFTFQAIRDGNTLGTFSGGVPTCAFQAFLERSSEVNAYADGNKIIITSGILRIMDDNLLADAMAHEMSHNIMKHTEKKTVNSQMGEFVGFLADILLASQGINTQGGFSGHGQRIGANAYSQEFEKEADLLGIHIMTLAGYDAMKAVETHRKLAIENPNSIWLSSTHPTSANRSAVKATVGKELMEKVANRQPLRPEIPRFAQIPDDRLIRNPAVRPTTEAMAPVMMANYRKGNPEGPASGPAATVLAQQEKTKTPPVTTAMTGSPTQKSGRSTESAAVSSQARRAESKSTRSSLAETKSAQSGNDSAIAKASPALPDPAAPTFASGETPEKKSMGKGYSVYMGSFSDTATLEQIQTRLTQNQIKATRQEITIKDQTFQRLYAGSYPSRRDAEAVQSMLQDKLGMKSEVVPTP from the coding sequence GTGTCTACTTCAAAACATGCACCTCGTTTTTCCAAGGCTTTTGCCAGAATGCTCACCATCGGCCTCCTGGCCGGCCTTGTCATGACCGGCTGCCAGCGGGCCGAAATTGCCGTGCGCCATGTCAATGAAGACGAAGAACAGCGCGAAGCCATTCATCAGGCCATGTTGTATCTGGAAGATCTTCATCAACAGCTCAACCGGATTCACAGGGTTTATTATGATATTGCCCAGGCTGCCGTACCATTTTGTCCTCAGGATAGGGTACTTCTTGATAATGGCATTAAATTTTTTTCAAAAGACAATTTGAAAATTCTTGGAACCAGTTTGGTACGTTCAGCAGAAATTCACTACAATTACGGTACAATTGCCACGGTCTATTATGTTCATCCCAATACCACGGCTGCTCTCAAAGGTGTCAGGCCTGGAGACAAGATTGTTCCGGTTCCCAACTCTCCAGACAATTTTACCTTTCAAGCGATACGCGACGGAAATACCCTGGGAACATTTTCTGGTGGGGTTCCAACCTGCGCATTTCAAGCATTTTTGGAAAGAAGCAGCGAAGTCAATGCGTATGCGGATGGCAACAAAATTATCATTACCTCTGGAATTCTTCGTATCATGGATGATAATTTGCTGGCCGATGCCATGGCGCATGAAATGTCTCACAACATCATGAAACATACGGAAAAGAAAACCGTCAACAGTCAAATGGGTGAATTTGTCGGATTTCTCGCAGATATTCTTCTTGCTTCCCAGGGTATCAATACACAGGGAGGTTTTTCTGGCCACGGCCAAAGGATCGGAGCCAATGCCTACTCACAGGAATTTGAAAAAGAGGCCGATCTTCTGGGGATTCACATCATGACCCTGGCCGGTTATGATGCCATGAAAGCCGTTGAAACACATAGAAAACTCGCCATAGAAAACCCCAACAGCATCTGGCTTTCGAGTACCCACCCGACCAGTGCCAATCGATCTGCCGTCAAGGCCACTGTCGGCAAGGAACTCATGGAAAAGGTGGCCAACCGGCAACCGTTGCGCCCGGAAATTCCCAGGTTTGCCCAGATTCCGGATGACCGTTTGATTCGCAACCCTGCCGTGCGTCCGACCACGGAAGCGATGGCTCCGGTCATGATGGCCAATTATCGCAAGGGCAACCCGGAAGGACCCGCATCCGGCCCAGCCGCTACGGTCCTCGCCCAACAAGAGAAGACAAAGACACCGCCCGTCACCACGGCCATGACCGGCTCCCCCACCCAAAAATCAGGCCGTTCTACCGAATCGGCAGCCGTCAGTTCCCAGGCCAGGCGCGCCGAGTCCAAATCGACCCGATCAAGCCTGGCCGAGACCAAATCAGCCCAATCCGGCAACGACTCCGCCATCGCCAAAGCCAGCCCGGCCCTGCCCGACCCGGCAGCGCCAACCTTCGCCTCCGGGGAGACACCAGAAAAAAAATCCATGGGCAAAGGGTATTCGGTGTATATGGGATCTTTTTCGGATACGGCCACTCTGGAGCAAATCCAGACCCGGTTGACCCAGAACCAGATCAAGGCCACCCGGCAGGAGATCACCATCAAGGACCAGACATTCCAACGGCTTTACGCCGGGAGTTACCCCTCGCGCCGGGATGCCGAAGCGGTCCAATCCATGTTGCAAGACAAACTGGGCATGAAAAGTGAGGTCGTACCGACCCCTTGA
- a CDS encoding PD-(D/E)XK nuclease family transposase — protein sequence MKFIDPRIDYAFKKIFGSEDAKDVLISFLESLLGLDGDRRIVELAILDPFLAPKIKGLKSSILDVKCRDQR from the coding sequence ATGAAATTCATCGATCCGCGCATCGACTATGCGTTCAAGAAAATTTTTGGCAGTGAAGACGCCAAGGATGTCCTGATCAGTTTTCTGGAGAGCCTGCTGGGTCTGGATGGGGACCGGCGTATTGTGGAGTTGGCCATTCTGGACCCGTTTCTGGCCCCGAAGATCAAGGGACTCAAATCTTCGATCCTGGATGTCAAATGCCGGGACCAGCGTG
- a CDS encoding peptide deformylase: MALLTILHAPDRRLKQKSLPIQNVDDDIRRLMDDMLETMYKAPGIGLAAPQVGVLRRVIVVDVTWSKEKEEKNPLYLANPEIVAREGEITWEEGCLSVPDNLAEVVRSEKITVQGLDRQGQAVTIQAEGLLAVCLQHEIDHLDGILFIDHLSRLKRDMILKKLRRAQEES; this comes from the coding sequence ATGGCATTGTTGACCATATTGCATGCGCCAGACAGGCGTTTGAAGCAAAAGTCTTTACCGATTCAAAATGTTGACGATGACATTCGCCGCCTGATGGACGATATGCTGGAAACCATGTACAAGGCTCCCGGCATTGGCCTGGCAGCACCGCAGGTGGGGGTGTTGCGGCGGGTGATCGTCGTGGATGTCACCTGGTCCAAGGAGAAAGAGGAAAAAAATCCTCTCTATCTGGCCAATCCGGAGATTGTGGCCAGGGAGGGGGAGATTACCTGGGAAGAGGGGTGTCTGTCGGTGCCGGATAATCTGGCCGAGGTGGTGCGGTCAGAAAAAATCACGGTGCAAGGTCTGGATCGCCAGGGGCAGGCGGTGACGATTCAGGCTGAAGGCTTGCTGGCCGTTTGTCTGCAACATGAAATCGATCACCTGGATGGAATATTGTTCATCGATCACCTGTCCAGGTTGAAACGGGACATGATTCTCAAAAAATTACGCCGGGCGCAGGAAGAGAGTTGA
- a CDS encoding BrnA antitoxin family protein, producing MPETYMGFILPTPEEEEAIARGIAADPDTYVPTDAEFKAMRPLHGRPVDSDKKILLSVRYSPDVVAFFKATGPGWQTRMNEALREWVAAHR from the coding sequence ATGCCAGAGACGTACATGGGATTCATTCTTCCCACTCCTGAAGAGGAGGAAGCCATTGCCCGTGGCATTGCGGCGGATCCAGACACTTATGTGCCGACTGATGCGGAATTCAAGGCCATGCGCCCCCTGCATGGCAGGCCGGTTGATTCTGATAAAAAGATTCTTTTATCCGTGCGATATTCGCCTGATGTTGTGGCGTTTTTCAAGGCCACAGGTCCGGGCTGGCAAACGCGCATGAATGAAGCCCTGCGGGAGTGGGTGGCAGCGCACAGATGA
- a CDS encoding DsrE/DsrF/DrsH-like family protein, with amino-acid sequence MTPQTQMTQPPITPEEKFTLAIEKLRQEMEARFQSLERRVPNNRVAIAVFSGDMDKVLAAFVIANGALAMDMEVSMFFTFWGLAAIKKNTRLSGKGFRQGILSMMIPANSSRLPTSKLNMLGMGPTMMKGLMRDKNISSLEELRNLAQEMDARFISCAMSMDVMGVQADEFIPGVELGGVATFMEVALNARATLFI; translated from the coding sequence ATGACCCCACAAACCCAGATGACCCAACCCCCTATCACCCCGGAGGAGAAATTCACCCTGGCCATCGAAAAGTTGCGCCAGGAGATGGAGGCACGCTTTCAGTCTCTGGAACGGCGTGTACCCAACAACAGGGTAGCCATTGCGGTCTTTTCCGGCGACATGGACAAGGTATTGGCCGCTTTTGTCATCGCCAACGGTGCCCTGGCCATGGACATGGAGGTGTCGATGTTTTTCACTTTTTGGGGGTTGGCGGCGATAAAAAAGAACACCCGCCTCTCCGGCAAGGGGTTCCGGCAAGGCATACTCTCCATGATGATCCCCGCCAACAGTTCGAGGTTGCCCACCTCCAAGCTCAATATGCTGGGTATGGGGCCAACCATGATGAAGGGACTGATGCGGGACAAGAATATCTCTTCACTAGAGGAGTTGCGCAACCTGGCCCAGGAGATGGATGCCCGCTTCATCAGCTGCGCCATGTCTATGGATGTGATGGGGGTTCAAGCTGATGAGTTCATTCCCGGGGTGGAATTGGGCGGGGTGGCCACCTTCATGGAGGTTGCACTGAACGCCCGTGCCACCCTGTTTATCTGA